Proteins from one Hyperolius riggenbachi isolate aHypRig1 chromosome 2, aHypRig1.pri, whole genome shotgun sequence genomic window:
- the LOC137547483 gene encoding lamina-associated polypeptide 2-like: MQQPTEPSPETKQTPPAGTEESGQQPKPVKSSGKSNKCTKCGGRLPEGTSKSLCTDCYNKSKSHSPRPESTTVALLDLMKSMKQELATTFSAFRAALPPCPVQMVPLPQVPAALPASSTAQPVVITSQLQVPQTGSVPIDQSVSLPVLPSTQRVDTEVPQNVGIENPSPFSDVSEASDEGELAESDASGNTSATVPRYLFNAEDTSELLKAVYDSEQIEQPRPSSTPQDDIYRGLEDRGGRVFPVHRAVRSIISAQWKDPEGRLFIPRSFKRRFPFNMEEHESLFKCPRLDAPLSQCSKDTDLSFEDMGTLKDPMDRKAEALLKRAWDSTSFSFKPAISSVCVARNLDKWVRGLQERLEEGTPHARILESLPVIIKSIAFLADAATESLRAAAKTAALINSARRAVWLNTWQGDVTSKQKLCGMAFQGDLLFGRDLDSVLERSSNRARKFPDKNKSGKRSFQSRKPFLRQDQPNRGQRQNKKWTYNAGRGRPFLFNKPQPAPSTAKSAK, encoded by the exons ATGCAGCAGCCAACAGAGCCCTCTCCAGAGACGAAGCAGACGCCTCCGGCTGGCACTGAGGAGTCAGGTCAGCAGCCG AAGCCAGTCAAGAGCTCAGGAAAATCTAATAAGTGTACTAAATGTGGGGGCAGGCTACCTGAGGGAACTTCTAAATCTTTATGTACTGATTGTTACAATAAATCAAAGTCTCATTCTCCGAGACCCGAGAGCACTACTGTAGCATTGTTAGATTTAATGAAATCAATGAAACAGGAATTAGCTactacattttctgcatttagagCAGCTCTACCTCCTTGTCCAGTCCAGATGGTCCCTCTTCCACAGGTTCCGGCAGCTTTACCAGCATCATCTACTGCCCAGCCTGTTGTAATAACTTCCCAATTACAGGTTCCACAGACTGGTTCTGTCCCTATCGATCAGAGTGTATCCTTGCCTGTACTCCCTAGTACCCAGAGGGTGGATACGGAGGTTCCCCAGAACGTTGGTATTGAGAATCCCTCACCGTTTTCGGACGTTTCTGAGGCATCAGATGAGGGAGAGCTGGCTGAGTCTGACGCTTCAGGTAATACATCAGCTACAGTTCCTAGGTATTTGTTCAATGCTGAGGACACGTCTGAGCTGCTGAAAGCAGTTTATGATTCGGAACAAATTGAACAACCCAGGCCATCCTCTACTCCACAAGATGATATTTATAGGGGACTAGAGGATCGCGGAGGTCGGGTTTTTCCTGTCCATAGAGCTGTCAGGAGTATTATTTCCGCTCAGTGGAAGGATCCGGAGGGAAGGCTTTTTATCCCTAGATCTTTTAAACGGCGTTTTCCCTTTAACATGGAGGAACATGAATCATTGTTCAAGTGCCCTCGATTAGATGCTCCTCTTTCTCAGTGTTCCAAGGATACTGATTTATCCTTTGAAGATATGGGGACCTTGAAGGACCCGATGGATAGGAAGGCAGAGGCCCTGCTTAAAAGAGCGTGGGATTCAACGTCCTTCTCTTTTAAACCGGCCATTTCCTCGGTTTGTGTAGCCCGGAACTTGGATAAGTGGGTTCGTGGGCTCCAGGAACGTCTGGAGGAGGGCACTCCACATGCTAGAATCCTAGAGAGCCTTCCGGTTATCATCAAATCTATTGCCTTCCTGGCGGACGCAGCAACTGAATCCCTCAGAGCTGCCGCCAAGACAGCGGCCTTAATTAACTCAGCACGAAGGGCCGTTTGGTTAAATACGTGGCAGGGAGATGTTACCTCCAAGCAGAAGCTATGTGGAATGGCGTTTCAGGGGGATCTTTTGTTCGGACGAGATTTGGACTCGGTTTTGGAAAGATCTTCCAATAGAGCCAGGAAATTCCCGGATAAGAATAAGAGCGGGAAGCGGTCCTTTCAGAGCAGGAAGCCCTTTCTTAGGCAGGACCAGCCGAATAGAGGGCAAAGACAAAATAAGAAATGGACCTATaatgcaggcagaggcaggccattcCTGTTCAATAAACCCCAGCCAGCCCCGTCCACTGCAAAGTCCGCCAAGTGA